A genomic segment from Armatimonadota bacterium encodes:
- a CDS encoding ZIP family zinc transporter — MTDALLWGLVVGSASLIGALVGYYARMSHRTIGIVLGFGSGALISALAYDLIEESFKQGGFVPVSVGFIGGACFFLSLSYLVSRIGGGARKCPKGDCAEAGTGVLIGTILDNIPETMVIGASLLVGGKVSVVLLSAIFISNLPEGLAGASCLRNSGHSARYTLGVWSAVFLVTGLSSVLGFVLFRGLPASGIAAALAVAAGAIMAMLADTMMPEAYHDAGPMVALATVSGFLSAFIIGRVG, encoded by the coding sequence GTGACTGACGCTCTGCTCTGGGGACTCGTCGTCGGTTCGGCGTCTCTGATAGGGGCGCTCGTCGGTTACTACGCCAGGATGTCGCACCGGACCATTGGGATCGTCCTGGGCTTCGGGTCCGGGGCGCTGATCTCTGCGCTTGCCTACGATCTGATCGAGGAATCTTTCAAACAGGGGGGATTCGTGCCGGTGTCGGTCGGGTTCATCGGCGGCGCCTGCTTCTTCCTCTCTCTGAGCTATCTCGTAAGCCGGATCGGCGGCGGTGCCCGCAAATGCCCGAAGGGCGACTGCGCGGAGGCGGGCACCGGCGTGCTGATCGGCACGATTCTGGACAACATCCCCGAGACAATGGTCATCGGGGCGAGCCTGCTCGTCGGCGGCAAGGTGAGCGTCGTGCTCCTCTCAGCGATCTTCATCAGCAACCTGCCCGAGGGCCTGGCGGGAGCGTCATGCCTTCGTAACTCCGGGCACAGCGCGCGCTATACGCTGGGAGTCTGGTCGGCCGTGTTCCTGGTGACAGGACTCAGTTCAGTCCTCGGTTTTGTCCTGTTCCGCGGGCTCCCGGCATCGGGCATCGCGGCGGCACTGGCAGTCGCGGCGGGCGCGATTATGGCGATGCTCGCGGACACGATGATGCCCGAGGCGTATCACGATGCCGGCCCGATGGTGGCGCTGGCGACCGTATCGGGCTTTCTGTCGGCGTTCATCATCGGACGGGTCGGTTGA